A window of Psychroflexus sp. ALD_RP9 contains these coding sequences:
- a CDS encoding ABC transporter permease, whose translation MSKKPSTVAEQQDWLYEISPHKPLLDFNFKEIWRYRDLLILFVKRDIVTVYKQTILGPLWFLIQPLFTSVIFTLIFNNVANVSTGTVPNFLFNLAGISAWGYFKECLTGSSGTFTKNANIFGKVYFPRVIMPMSITISNLVKFGIQLSIFVGFYVFYVSSGASVSPNSNLLLFPVYVLMMALSGLGLGMIISAFTTKYRDLTKLLNFAVQLLMYLSAVPFPMSKVKNDLPEYYWAFKYNPLAQIIEGFRYMTMDVGLFSWLSFFYALGFSIVVFLVGLVIFNRTEKSFIDTV comes from the coding sequence GTGAGTAAAAAACCTTCAACCGTTGCAGAGCAGCAAGACTGGCTGTATGAAATTAGTCCGCATAAACCTTTACTTGATTTCAATTTTAAAGAAATTTGGCGTTACCGCGATTTGTTAATCTTGTTTGTTAAGCGTGATATAGTTACCGTTTATAAGCAAACGATTTTAGGACCGCTATGGTTTTTAATTCAGCCTTTATTTACATCGGTAATTTTTACCTTAATTTTTAATAATGTAGCTAACGTCAGTACAGGTACGGTACCTAATTTCTTGTTTAACCTCGCTGGTATTTCAGCTTGGGGCTATTTTAAAGAATGCTTAACTGGGTCTTCAGGTACCTTTACTAAAAACGCTAATATTTTCGGAAAGGTTTATTTTCCTCGAGTCATTATGCCAATGTCGATTACCATTTCAAATTTAGTGAAGTTTGGTATTCAACTGAGTATATTTGTAGGGTTTTATGTGTTTTATGTGAGTTCGGGCGCTTCAGTGAGTCCTAATAGCAACTTACTGCTGTTTCCGGTTTATGTGTTAATGATGGCCTTATCTGGTTTAGGTTTAGGGATGATTATTTCTGCCTTCACCACAAAGTATCGTGATTTAACCAAGCTACTAAATTTTGCTGTGCAATTGTTGATGTATCTCTCGGCAGTGCCGTTTCCGATGAGTAAAGTGAAAAATGATTTACCTGAATATTATTGGGCATTTAAATATAATCCTTTAGCTCAGATTATTGAAGGTTTTCGTTATATGACGATGGACGTTGGTTTATTTTCTTGGCTTAGTTTTTTCTATGCCTTAGGTTTTTCAATCGTTGTCTTTTTAGTCGGTTTGGTTATTTTTAATAGGACAGAGAAGAGTTTTATTGATACGGTTTAG
- a CDS encoding four helix bundle protein — MDHKDLDVWKQAMKLTAMAYDLANQLPAQENFILKSQFLRSAISVPSNIAEGSGRDSDKELLRFLAISLGSLAEVETQYLIAVDQNYFKNSITFEEQIMNTRKLLFGFRNYIKRKSSNQ; from the coding sequence ATGGATCATAAAGATTTAGATGTCTGGAAGCAAGCTATGAAACTGACCGCTATGGCTTATGATTTAGCAAACCAACTACCTGCGCAAGAAAATTTCATACTAAAGTCTCAGTTTTTAAGATCAGCTATTTCAGTGCCTTCAAATATTGCTGAAGGCTCAGGAAGAGATTCAGATAAAGAGCTTTTAAGATTCCTAGCGATTAGTTTAGGGTCTTTAGCTGAAGTAGAAACGCAATACTTAATTGCTGTTGATCAGAATTACTTTAAAAATTCTATTACATTTGAAGAACAAATAATGAATACAAGGAAATTATTATTTGGTTTTAGAAATTATATAAAAAGAAAAAGTAGTAATCAGTGA